Proteins encoded in a region of the Podarcis muralis chromosome 2, rPodMur119.hap1.1, whole genome shotgun sequence genome:
- the MARS1 gene encoding methionine--tRNA ligase, cytoplasmic isoform X2 — translation MKLFLSEGSPGALKVLAAAEATGAPAELKWVPQEAHVVPFLTRSQLPALHLEKESFLFSTNTICQYFFRLSGKEIRDFGQDESNFSNQLFEWDATELEPALSGALYLHLVHGKKGEEVLEIIQKPLNYIDQTLVKRGTPYLTGDAESAVDVVLWGALFPLLRDESFLPDELKALRRWFQNMNQKEYCKKAVESVWTPKGLLELKAYLQKHPAPNQAFEKPATNELKEEESAQRSLSEEEIAAIAEVWVRGPAGLPKPWKPQQPILPVEGMKNVLITSALPYVNNVPHLGNIIGCVLSADTFARYCRLRNWNTLYLCGTDEYGTATETKAMEEGLTPQQICDKYYTVHAQIYQWFKISFDYFGRTTTPHQTKIAQDIFQKLLERNYLLTETVDQLKCENCARFLADRFVEGICPFCNYEEARGDQCDKCGKLINATELKKPVCKVCQATPVVRSSQHLFLDLPKLEESLEKWLSVSQSTGDWTPNARYISRSWIRDGLKPRCITRDLKWGTPVPLDDFRDKVFYVWFDAPIGYLSIAANYTDQWEKWWKNPEQVQLYNFMAKDNVPFHSVVFPCSLLGTGDRYTLVNHLIATEYLNYEDGKFSKSRGVGVFGDMAKDTGIPADIWRFYLLYLRPESQDSAFSWNDLMLKNNSELLNTLGNFINRAGSFVCKFFGGHVPTMELSQDDKSLLVHITLELRQYNQLLEKVKIRDALRSILNIARLGNQYLQVNEPWKRIKGSEADKKQASTVIGVAVNIASLLSVILQPYMPSVSAAIQEQLCIPADYNVVTNDFVCTLPAGHQIGTVTPLFQKLETEQIENLRKRFGGGQQKVVKGEQAVGTKELQEEVAKQDNYVQQLKAQNAEKKQVDAAVSKLAELQKQLNLAEGKAKKRK, via the exons CTCATGTCGTCCCATTCCTCACCCGCTCCCAGCTGCCAGCTCTGCACTTGGAAAAAGAGTCTTTCCTCTTCTCCACAAATACGATTTGCCA GTACTTCTTCCGTTTATCTGGAAAAGAAATTCGTGATTTTGGACAGGATGAGAGCAATTTTTCCAACCAGTTGTTTGAATGGGATGCAACTGAGCTGGAG CCTGCTTTGTCTGGAGCCTTGTATCTTCATTTGGTTCAtggaaagaaaggagaggaggTTTTGGAGATTATTCAGAAACCACTGAACTACATTGACCAGACCCTTGTCAAAAGGGGTACTCCTTATCTTACCGGG GATGCTGAGTCAGCTGTTGATGTCGTCTTGTGGGGCGCCCTGTTCCCTCTGTTAAGAGATGAATCCTTCCTGCCAG ATGAGTTAAAAGCCTTGAGGAGATGGTTCCAGAACATGAACCAGAAGGAGTACTGCAAGAAGGCTGTTGAATCTGTATGGACGCCCAAAGGATTGCTGGAGCTGAAGGCTTATCTGCAAAAGCATCCTGCTCCCAACCAGGCTTTTGAGAAGCCAGCTACTAATGAGCTGAAG GAAGAGGAATCTGCTCAGAGGTCTCTGTCTGAGGAGGAGATTGCAGCAATTGCAGAAGTCTGGGTCAGAGGGCCAGCTGGCCTCCCCAAACCTTGGAAGCCACAGCAGCCTAT ACTTCCTGTGGAAGGCATGAAGAACGTGCTGATCACCAGCGCCCTGCCCTATGTCAACAACGTGCCTCACCTTGGGAATATCATTGGCTGTGTCCTCAGTGCCGATACTTTTGCCAG GTACTGTCGTTTGCGCAACTGGAACACGCTGTACCTGTGCGGTACTGATGAGTACGGCACTGCCACAGAGACAAAGGCCATGGAGGAGGGGCTGACACCGCAGCAAATCTGTGATAAGTACTACACTGTCCATGCCCAGATCTACCAGTGGTTCAAAATCTCCTTTGACTACTTTGGCCGCACCACCACACCCCATCAGACCAA GATAGCTCAGGACATTTTCCAGAAGCTACTGGAGCGCAACTACCTTCTGACAGAGACAGTGGATCAACTGAAGTGTGAGAACTGTGCACGGTTCCTGGCTGACCGCTTTGTGGAAGGCATCTGCCCCTTCTGCAACTATGAAGAGGCCCGTGGGGACCAGTGCgacaaatgtggcaaactgatCAATGCCACTGAACTTAAG AAACCAGTTTGCAAAGTCTGCCAGGCGACCCCTGTGGTGAGATCCTCCCAGCACCTGTTCCTGGACCTGCCCAAG CTAGAAGAGAGCCTGGAAAAGTGGCTGTCTGTCTCTCAGTCCACTGGGGACTGGACCCCCAATGCAAGATATATCAGCCGTTCCTGGATCCGTGATGGGCTCAAACCACGGTGCATTACTCGAGACCTGAAGTGGGGCACACCAGTCCCTTTGGATGACTTCCGTGACAAG GTGTTCTACGTCTGGTTTGATGCCCCCATTGGCTACCTGTCCATTGCAGCCAATTACACTGACCAATGGGAGAAATGGTGGAAGAACCCAGAACAG GTTCAGCTTTATAACTTCATGGCCAAGGACAATGTCCCCTTCCATAGTGTTGTGTTTCCCTGTTCGTTGCTGGGTACTGGGGACAGATACACGCTCGTCAACCATCTTATTGCAACAG AGTACTTGAACTACGAGGATGGCAAATTCTCCAAGAGTCGTGGTGTGGGGGTCTTTGGAGATATGGCCAAAGACACGGGCATCCCTGCAGACATCTGGCGCTTCTACTTGCTCTACTTGCGGCCTGAGAGCCAGGATAGTGCCTTCTCCTGGAATGATCTCATGCTTAAAAACAATTCAGAGCTTCTCAACACCCTTGGCAACTTCATCAACAG aGCCGGGTCCTTTGTGTGCAAATTCTTTGGGGGACACGTCCCCACCATGGAGCTGAGTCAGGATGACAAAAGTCTGTTGGTTCACATCACTCTGGAGCTGCGCCAATACAACCAGTTGTTGGAGAAGGTCAA GATCCGTGATGCCCTGCGCAGTATCCTAAACATTGCTCGCCTTGGCAACCAGTATCTCCAGGTCAATGAACCCTGGAAACGGATCAAGGGCAGCGAGGCTGACAA gaagcaagcaagcacagtGATAGGGGTAGCCGTCAACATTGCATCCTTGCTATCTGTTATCCTGCAACCCTACATGCCCAGTGTGAGTGCTGCAATCCAAGAACAGCTGTGCATTCCTGCTGACTACAACGTGGTGACCAACGACTTTGTCTGCACCTTGCCTGCTGGGCATCAGATTGGCACG GTGACACCTCTATTCCAGAAGCTGGAGACAGAACAAATTGAAAACCTGCGGAAGCGCTTTGGTGGTGGCCAG CAAAAAGTTGTAAAAGGTGAGCAGGCAGTAGGAACAAAGGAGCTTCAGGAAGAAGTAGCCAAACAG GATAACTACGTGCAGCAGCTGAAGGCTCAGAATGCTGAGAAGAAGCAGGTTGATGCTGCAGTCTCAAAATTAGCAGAACTACAAAAGCAGCTCAACTTGGCTGAGGGAAAAGCGAAAAAGAGAAAGTGA
- the DDIT3 gene encoding DNA damage-inducible transcript 3 protein isoform X1, whose translation MMAESLPFSVSTPVPPWELEAWYEDLQEVLSLDVTSRTDPPVGGQEQKEFDGVDSTALLWNLDASNPLEPGGSEAVGNCELDPDLTAQLLELLAEEPAGPAESDSSHSSPVQTGTDDDEGVSTSRKRKHGGQPHGGKRQRGREREQENERRVAELMAHNEHLQKEIERLTAEVEATRAALIQRMVSLKT comes from the exons ATGATGGCAGAATCACTGCCCTTCTCCGTGAGCACCCCAGTGCCCCCGTGGGAGCTGGAGGCCTGGTATGAGGACTTGCAGGAGGTGCTCTCCTTGGATGTAACCAGCAGGACAGACCCCCCAGTAGGGGGACAGGAGCAG AAGGAGTTTGATGGTGTTGACAGTACTGCTCTGCTGTGGAACCTGGATGCTTCCAATCCCTTGGAGCCCGGTGGAAGTGAAGCAGTTGGAAACTGTGAGCTGGACCCTGATCTCACAGCTCAACTCCTGGAACTGCTAGCTGAGGAGCCTGCGGGACCTGCCGAGTCAGACTCCAGCCACAGTTCCCCAGTGCAGACTGGGACAGATGATGATGAGGGGGTGTCTACTAGCCGGAAGAGGAAGCATGGTGGACAGCCCCACGGAGGCAAGAGGCAGCGGGGCAGAGAGCGGGAGCAGGAGAATGAGCGCAGAGTGGCCGAGCTGATGGCCCACAATGAGCACCTCCAGAAAGAAATAGAGCGCTTGACTGCAGAGGTGGAAGCAACAAGAGCAGCACTTATCCAGCGTATGGTGAGCCTAAAGACTTAA
- the DDIT3 gene encoding DNA damage-inducible transcript 3 protein isoform X2: protein MMAESLPFSVSTPVPPWELEAWYEDLQEVLSLDVTSRTDPPVGGQEQEFDGVDSTALLWNLDASNPLEPGGSEAVGNCELDPDLTAQLLELLAEEPAGPAESDSSHSSPVQTGTDDDEGVSTSRKRKHGGQPHGGKRQRGREREQENERRVAELMAHNEHLQKEIERLTAEVEATRAALIQRMVSLKT from the exons ATGATGGCAGAATCACTGCCCTTCTCCGTGAGCACCCCAGTGCCCCCGTGGGAGCTGGAGGCCTGGTATGAGGACTTGCAGGAGGTGCTCTCCTTGGATGTAACCAGCAGGACAGACCCCCCAGTAGGGGGACAGGAGCAG GAGTTTGATGGTGTTGACAGTACTGCTCTGCTGTGGAACCTGGATGCTTCCAATCCCTTGGAGCCCGGTGGAAGTGAAGCAGTTGGAAACTGTGAGCTGGACCCTGATCTCACAGCTCAACTCCTGGAACTGCTAGCTGAGGAGCCTGCGGGACCTGCCGAGTCAGACTCCAGCCACAGTTCCCCAGTGCAGACTGGGACAGATGATGATGAGGGGGTGTCTACTAGCCGGAAGAGGAAGCATGGTGGACAGCCCCACGGAGGCAAGAGGCAGCGGGGCAGAGAGCGGGAGCAGGAGAATGAGCGCAGAGTGGCCGAGCTGATGGCCCACAATGAGCACCTCCAGAAAGAAATAGAGCGCTTGACTGCAGAGGTGGAAGCAACAAGAGCAGCACTTATCCAGCGTATGGTGAGCCTAAAGACTTAA
- the MARS1 gene encoding methionine--tRNA ligase, cytoplasmic isoform X1, with product MKLFLSEGSPGALKVLAAAEATGAPAELKWVPQEAHVVPFLTRSQLPALHLEKESFLFSTNTICQYFFRLSGKEIRDFGQDESNFSNQLFEWDATELEPALSGALYLHLVHGKKGEEVLEIIQKPLNYIDQTLVKRGTPYLTGDAESAVDVVLWGALFPLLRDESFLPDELKALRRWFQNMNQKEYCKKAVESVWTPKGLLELKAYLQKHPAPNQAFEKPATNELKEEESAQRSLSEEEIAAIAEVWVRGPAGLPKPWKPQQPILPVEGMKNVLITSALPYVNNVPHLGNIIGCVLSADTFARYCRLRNWNTLYLCGTDEYGTATETKAMEEGLTPQQICDKYYTVHAQIYQWFKISFDYFGRTTTPHQTKIAQDIFQKLLERNYLLTETVDQLKCENCARFLADRFVEGICPFCNYEEARGDQCDKCGKLINATELKKPVCKVCQATPVVRSSQHLFLDLPKLEESLEKWLSVSQSTGDWTPNARYISRSWIRDGLKPRCITRDLKWGTPVPLDDFRDKVFYVWFDAPIGYLSIAANYTDQWEKWWKNPEQVQLYNFMAKDNVPFHSVVFPCSLLGTGDRYTLVNHLIATEYLNYEDGKFSKSRGVGVFGDMAKDTGIPADIWRFYLLYLRPESQDSAFSWNDLMLKNNSELLNTLGNFINRAGSFVCKFFGGHVPTMELSQDDKSLLVHITLELRQYNQLLEKVKIRDALRSILNIARLGNQYLQVNEPWKRIKGSEADKKQASTVIGVAVNIASLLSVILQPYMPSVSAAIQEQLCIPADYNVVTNDFVCTLPAGHQIGTVTPLFQKLETEQIENLRKRFGGGQFEDFPLNLKQKVVKGEQAVGTKELQEEVAKQDNYVQQLKAQNAEKKQVDAAVSKLAELQKQLNLAEGKAKKRK from the exons CTCATGTCGTCCCATTCCTCACCCGCTCCCAGCTGCCAGCTCTGCACTTGGAAAAAGAGTCTTTCCTCTTCTCCACAAATACGATTTGCCA GTACTTCTTCCGTTTATCTGGAAAAGAAATTCGTGATTTTGGACAGGATGAGAGCAATTTTTCCAACCAGTTGTTTGAATGGGATGCAACTGAGCTGGAG CCTGCTTTGTCTGGAGCCTTGTATCTTCATTTGGTTCAtggaaagaaaggagaggaggTTTTGGAGATTATTCAGAAACCACTGAACTACATTGACCAGACCCTTGTCAAAAGGGGTACTCCTTATCTTACCGGG GATGCTGAGTCAGCTGTTGATGTCGTCTTGTGGGGCGCCCTGTTCCCTCTGTTAAGAGATGAATCCTTCCTGCCAG ATGAGTTAAAAGCCTTGAGGAGATGGTTCCAGAACATGAACCAGAAGGAGTACTGCAAGAAGGCTGTTGAATCTGTATGGACGCCCAAAGGATTGCTGGAGCTGAAGGCTTATCTGCAAAAGCATCCTGCTCCCAACCAGGCTTTTGAGAAGCCAGCTACTAATGAGCTGAAG GAAGAGGAATCTGCTCAGAGGTCTCTGTCTGAGGAGGAGATTGCAGCAATTGCAGAAGTCTGGGTCAGAGGGCCAGCTGGCCTCCCCAAACCTTGGAAGCCACAGCAGCCTAT ACTTCCTGTGGAAGGCATGAAGAACGTGCTGATCACCAGCGCCCTGCCCTATGTCAACAACGTGCCTCACCTTGGGAATATCATTGGCTGTGTCCTCAGTGCCGATACTTTTGCCAG GTACTGTCGTTTGCGCAACTGGAACACGCTGTACCTGTGCGGTACTGATGAGTACGGCACTGCCACAGAGACAAAGGCCATGGAGGAGGGGCTGACACCGCAGCAAATCTGTGATAAGTACTACACTGTCCATGCCCAGATCTACCAGTGGTTCAAAATCTCCTTTGACTACTTTGGCCGCACCACCACACCCCATCAGACCAA GATAGCTCAGGACATTTTCCAGAAGCTACTGGAGCGCAACTACCTTCTGACAGAGACAGTGGATCAACTGAAGTGTGAGAACTGTGCACGGTTCCTGGCTGACCGCTTTGTGGAAGGCATCTGCCCCTTCTGCAACTATGAAGAGGCCCGTGGGGACCAGTGCgacaaatgtggcaaactgatCAATGCCACTGAACTTAAG AAACCAGTTTGCAAAGTCTGCCAGGCGACCCCTGTGGTGAGATCCTCCCAGCACCTGTTCCTGGACCTGCCCAAG CTAGAAGAGAGCCTGGAAAAGTGGCTGTCTGTCTCTCAGTCCACTGGGGACTGGACCCCCAATGCAAGATATATCAGCCGTTCCTGGATCCGTGATGGGCTCAAACCACGGTGCATTACTCGAGACCTGAAGTGGGGCACACCAGTCCCTTTGGATGACTTCCGTGACAAG GTGTTCTACGTCTGGTTTGATGCCCCCATTGGCTACCTGTCCATTGCAGCCAATTACACTGACCAATGGGAGAAATGGTGGAAGAACCCAGAACAG GTTCAGCTTTATAACTTCATGGCCAAGGACAATGTCCCCTTCCATAGTGTTGTGTTTCCCTGTTCGTTGCTGGGTACTGGGGACAGATACACGCTCGTCAACCATCTTATTGCAACAG AGTACTTGAACTACGAGGATGGCAAATTCTCCAAGAGTCGTGGTGTGGGGGTCTTTGGAGATATGGCCAAAGACACGGGCATCCCTGCAGACATCTGGCGCTTCTACTTGCTCTACTTGCGGCCTGAGAGCCAGGATAGTGCCTTCTCCTGGAATGATCTCATGCTTAAAAACAATTCAGAGCTTCTCAACACCCTTGGCAACTTCATCAACAG aGCCGGGTCCTTTGTGTGCAAATTCTTTGGGGGACACGTCCCCACCATGGAGCTGAGTCAGGATGACAAAAGTCTGTTGGTTCACATCACTCTGGAGCTGCGCCAATACAACCAGTTGTTGGAGAAGGTCAA GATCCGTGATGCCCTGCGCAGTATCCTAAACATTGCTCGCCTTGGCAACCAGTATCTCCAGGTCAATGAACCCTGGAAACGGATCAAGGGCAGCGAGGCTGACAA gaagcaagcaagcacagtGATAGGGGTAGCCGTCAACATTGCATCCTTGCTATCTGTTATCCTGCAACCCTACATGCCCAGTGTGAGTGCTGCAATCCAAGAACAGCTGTGCATTCCTGCTGACTACAACGTGGTGACCAACGACTTTGTCTGCACCTTGCCTGCTGGGCATCAGATTGGCACG GTGACACCTCTATTCCAGAAGCTGGAGACAGAACAAATTGAAAACCTGCGGAAGCGCTTTGGTGGTGGCCAG TTTGAAGACTTCCCTCTGAATTTGAAG CAAAAAGTTGTAAAAGGTGAGCAGGCAGTAGGAACAAAGGAGCTTCAGGAAGAAGTAGCCAAACAG GATAACTACGTGCAGCAGCTGAAGGCTCAGAATGCTGAGAAGAAGCAGGTTGATGCTGCAGTCTCAAAATTAGCAGAACTACAAAAGCAGCTCAACTTGGCTGAGGGAAAAGCGAAAAAGAGAAAGTGA